One Fontisphaera persica DNA window includes the following coding sequences:
- a CDS encoding DUF3616 domain-containing protein, whose product MKPTSASSPPGGAATSRRLFPGLPLVLAAALSGQTAESVRSFYGLRDASAAVALDAQHFAVADDEDNLIRVYRREGGAPIFSLDLSRYLRVDPAVPEADLEGAARVGELIYWITSHGRNLAGEVAPSRQRFFATTGSIRNGEVDLRPVGIPYTRLLEDLMAHPPLQRFHLAAASRLPPKAPGALNIEALAATPEGHLWIGFRNPVPEGKALLVPLLNPGKVILGERAILGEPLQLALGGRGLRSMTRWRGQYLLIAGSHDGRGQSEMYRWSGRLDDALQRLSHASLVGLNPEALAEFFEPADDLLVVSDDGNYKPPRVLGRKPKGIYQKQFRAAIIPAAAVLPGPVSAAAKPD is encoded by the coding sequence ATGAAACCGACCTCCGCTTCCAGCCCGCCAGGCGGCGCTGCAACCTCGCGACGCCTTTTCCCCGGGCTGCCGCTGGTGCTGGCGGCGGCCTTGTCCGGGCAGACCGCCGAATCCGTCCGGTCATTCTACGGTTTGCGGGACGCTTCGGCAGCGGTGGCGCTGGATGCGCAGCATTTCGCGGTGGCGGATGATGAGGACAATCTGATTCGCGTTTATCGCCGCGAGGGCGGCGCGCCGATTTTCTCGTTGGATTTGTCCCGGTACCTGCGGGTGGATCCAGCCGTTCCGGAGGCGGATTTGGAAGGGGCGGCGCGGGTGGGCGAGCTAATTTACTGGATTACCTCCCATGGCCGCAATCTGGCCGGGGAGGTGGCGCCAAGCCGCCAGCGCTTTTTCGCCACCACCGGCTCGATTCGCAATGGAGAAGTGGACTTGCGACCGGTTGGAATTCCCTATACCCGGCTGCTGGAGGATTTGATGGCGCATCCGCCGCTGCAACGGTTCCACCTGGCCGCCGCCTCGCGGCTGCCGCCCAAAGCGCCGGGAGCGCTGAACATCGAGGCATTGGCGGCGACGCCCGAGGGACATTTGTGGATTGGTTTTCGCAATCCAGTGCCAGAAGGAAAAGCCTTGTTGGTGCCGCTGCTGAATCCCGGCAAAGTAATCCTGGGCGAACGGGCAATATTGGGCGAACCGCTGCAATTGGCGCTGGGGGGGCGGGGGCTGCGCAGCATGACCCGCTGGCGTGGACAATATCTCCTAATCGCTGGTTCGCATGATGGGCGGGGACAATCGGAGATGTACCGCTGGAGCGGGCGGCTGGACGACGCGCTGCAGCGCCTGTCGCATGCCAGCTTGGTCGGACTGAATCCGGAAGCCCTAGCAGAGTTTTTTGAACCGGCAGATGACCTGCTCGTGGTCAGCGACGACGGAAACTACAAACCACCGAGAGTGCTTGGGCGAAAACCCAAAGGCATCTACCAGAAACAATTCCGGGCCGCCATCATTCCCGCTGCCGCGGTTCTGCCCGGGCCGGTCAGCGCGGCGGCGAAGCCAGATTAA
- a CDS encoding lamin tail domain-containing protein: MHLPIALKPRRRVEARSRLNSGKTWLLCLMLAGTPASSQIVINEVLANNKGVLTQEGVTPDYVELYNPTSQALSVAGMRLTDDPAQPAKFVFPAGTVIEAGGHLLVLCTTNPLSSELRANFGLSSSGDLLQLYAADGTTLVDAVVFGLQVPNLSVGRVPDGAGAWQLNQPSPREPNEAQPLAPPVGLRINEWMARPATGDDWLELYNTASLPVSLTGLVLTDRPVGTPTNRALLALSFVGARGFAKFQATDLEKMDADHLDFKLGSSGETLTLYAADRSTILDRVTFGSQAPNVSQGRAPDGSANIVSFPPGFATPDEPNMALITNVVISEVLSHTDPPLEDAIELHNPTAVPVDISNWWLSDSAAELKKYRIPVGTVIPAGGYWVCYEYQFGATGGFSLDSAEGDEVFLSAGDATGNLTGSQLWTSFGALKNGVSAGRVPTSLGTDFVPLRERTFGVDNPSAITQFRTGTGRPNAGPRVGPVVISEIHFQPPASVTSADEEFVELHNPTGNPVALYDPLHPTNRWRIRDGVSFDLPPNTTLAAGGYLVLVSFDPVTAPGKLAAFRAKFAVPAQVPVLGPYEGKLSDAGETLKLLWPDKPEGPAEHNPGYVPYELVEMVKYQPGPPWPSGAAGTGQSLQRRDALSYGNEPLNWYVGAPTAGRANVVDSDGDGMPDEWEIAHGLAPYSNGDADLDLDADGMSNRAEFLAGTDPQNQQSTLRLSIARAGDGGLQVCFSGVTGRNYTIQRRGLALTDPWQAVTNLGPAAHSGPVLVPLPMGLDGAIYRVTLSWQP; encoded by the coding sequence ATGCACCTGCCAATTGCTTTGAAACCGCGGCGCCGCGTTGAAGCTCGATCCCGGCTGAACAGCGGGAAGACCTGGCTGCTCTGCCTGATGCTCGCCGGCACTCCGGCTTCCAGCCAGATTGTCATTAACGAGGTCTTGGCCAACAACAAGGGAGTGTTGACCCAGGAGGGGGTGACCCCGGATTACGTCGAGCTGTACAATCCCACCTCGCAAGCGCTCAGTGTGGCGGGCATGCGGCTCACCGATGACCCGGCGCAGCCGGCCAAATTTGTGTTTCCAGCCGGAACCGTCATTGAGGCGGGGGGACATCTGCTGGTGCTTTGCACGACCAATCCCCTGTCGTCCGAATTGCGGGCCAACTTTGGTTTGAGCAGCTCGGGCGATCTGCTGCAGCTATACGCCGCCGACGGAACCACCCTTGTGGATGCGGTGGTGTTTGGTTTGCAGGTGCCCAACCTCAGTGTGGGGCGCGTGCCCGATGGCGCGGGCGCCTGGCAATTGAACCAACCGTCGCCGCGCGAGCCAAACGAAGCGCAGCCGCTGGCGCCACCCGTTGGGCTGAGAATCAATGAATGGATGGCCCGTCCGGCAACTGGCGACGACTGGTTGGAACTTTACAACACCGCAAGCCTGCCGGTTTCGTTGACTGGTTTGGTCCTGACCGATCGTCCGGTGGGCACGCCCACCAATCGGGCGCTGTTGGCGCTCTCGTTTGTTGGCGCGCGTGGTTTCGCCAAGTTTCAGGCCACGGATTTGGAGAAGATGGACGCGGATCACCTGGACTTCAAGCTGGGATCCAGCGGCGAGACGCTTACCTTGTACGCTGCCGATCGCTCAACCATCCTTGATCGCGTCACGTTTGGCAGCCAGGCACCGAACGTTTCGCAGGGCCGTGCCCCGGATGGCAGCGCAAACATCGTCTCTTTCCCGCCCGGCTTCGCCACCCCGGACGAGCCGAACATGGCCCTCATCACCAACGTGGTCATCTCTGAAGTGTTGAGCCATACGGATCCGCCACTGGAGGACGCGATCGAGCTGCACAACCCCACGGCGGTGCCGGTGGACATCAGCAATTGGTGGCTGAGCGACTCGGCCGCCGAACTGAAGAAGTACCGCATTCCGGTAGGGACGGTCATTCCCGCGGGTGGGTATTGGGTGTGTTATGAATACCAGTTTGGCGCCACCGGCGGGTTCTCCCTCGATTCCGCGGAAGGCGACGAAGTGTTTTTGAGTGCAGGCGACGCCACCGGCAACCTGACGGGGAGCCAGCTCTGGACGAGCTTTGGCGCACTGAAGAACGGGGTCTCCGCCGGCCGCGTCCCCACGAGCCTGGGCACCGATTTCGTGCCGCTGCGCGAGCGCACCTTCGGCGTGGACAACCCCAGCGCCATCACTCAATTTCGCACTGGCACAGGCCGGCCCAACGCGGGGCCGCGCGTTGGGCCGGTGGTTATCAGCGAGATTCACTTTCAACCGCCGGCGAGCGTGACCAGCGCCGACGAGGAGTTTGTGGAGTTGCACAACCCCACGGGGAATCCCGTCGCGCTTTACGATCCGCTCCATCCCACCAACCGGTGGCGGATTCGGGATGGCGTCAGCTTCGATCTGCCCCCCAACACAACGCTGGCCGCAGGGGGATATTTGGTGCTTGTCAGCTTCGACCCAGTCACGGCGCCGGGCAAGCTGGCCGCGTTCCGCGCCAAGTTTGCAGTTCCGGCGCAGGTGCCGGTCCTAGGACCGTATGAAGGGAAGTTGAGCGATGCCGGAGAAACCCTGAAATTGCTGTGGCCGGACAAACCCGAAGGACCGGCGGAGCATAATCCAGGCTACGTGCCGTATGAATTGGTGGAGATGGTCAAATACCAGCCGGGACCCCCATGGCCCAGCGGCGCGGCAGGCACGGGGCAGTCGCTGCAACGGCGCGACGCCTTGAGCTATGGCAATGAGCCTTTGAATTGGTATGTGGGCGCGCCAACCGCCGGCCGAGCCAACGTGGTGGACAGCGACGGAGACGGGATGCCCGACGAGTGGGAAATCGCCCACGGGCTGGCACCGTATTCGAACGGCGACGCGGACTTGGACTTGGATGCGGATGGGATGAGCAATCGCGCCGAGTTCTTGGCGGGGACTGATCCCCAAAATCAGCAAAGCACACTGCGCTTGAGTATCGCCCGGGCGGGGGACGGTGGGTTGCAGGTATGCTTCTCCGGGGTGACGGGGCGCAACTACACCATCCAACGTCGCGGCCTGGCGCTGACCGACCCGTGGCAGGCGGTGACGAACCTCGGCCCGGCGGCACACAGCGGGCCGGTGCTCGTGCCCCTGCCGATGGGGCTGGACGGCGCCATCTACCGGGTCACACTCTCGTGGCAACCCTGA
- a CDS encoding TolC family protein produces MTNTLPTLKQAAVLAAVWGGLLLLSPVHGLAQEQSPTFRPITLLECIQTALLKNHALQIQRLNPAIARNTLRGSYGYYDPWFTADVRRESLSDSGGFDPADFSKDAVYRADSTTARLALTGVLPTGARYTLGGDYANSYGTRNFMDFDSYNLNADLTLQQPLLKNFWIDQGRMTIQINKHNLKITELGVRYLANDVINQVQLAYYELLYAREYLGIQQGLVAMRHRLLAGVNRQIEVGMLTPPDAQLAQSQLAVAQAECVSASNLVVLAENALKTILGEAHDQAPARRLLPQEQLITVPEAFDLHESWTRALRLRADLAQLRLDLKKAEVDLKYRHNQLFPSLDLVAGYGRRGASTVQTWPGYPAAASASEAFSQIGRGDNPSIRVGVIFSLPLGRTMERGSYQASKHLKMQAALLVKQKEQVVMQEVSDALHTAQADWDRLQVMREAVKSAENALAAEERRLAGGKSTLFVVLQLQRDLATVQTTEARARANYNQAVSRWRWAEGSLLESHRIALDLR; encoded by the coding sequence ATGACTAACACTCTTCCGACTTTGAAGCAGGCTGCCGTGCTGGCAGCGGTGTGGGGTGGTTTGCTGTTGCTCTCCCCTGTCCACGGCCTCGCCCAGGAGCAATCACCGACGTTCCGCCCCATTACGCTTTTGGAGTGCATCCAAACCGCCCTCCTCAAGAACCATGCGCTCCAGATCCAGCGGTTGAACCCGGCCATCGCCCGCAACACGCTGCGCGGGTCGTATGGCTACTATGATCCCTGGTTCACCGCCGACGTGCGGCGCGAGAGCCTTTCGGACAGCGGCGGTTTTGACCCGGCGGACTTCAGCAAGGACGCCGTCTATCGCGCGGACTCGACGACGGCACGCCTGGCGCTCACCGGTGTTCTGCCAACCGGCGCGCGCTACACGCTGGGCGGCGATTACGCGAACAGTTACGGAACCCGCAACTTCATGGATTTTGATTCCTACAATCTCAACGCGGATTTAACCCTGCAACAGCCGTTGCTCAAGAACTTCTGGATTGACCAGGGCCGGATGACGATTCAGATCAACAAGCATAATTTGAAGATAACCGAGCTGGGGGTGAGGTACCTGGCCAACGACGTGATCAACCAGGTCCAATTAGCCTATTACGAGCTGCTGTATGCTCGCGAATACTTGGGTATTCAGCAAGGGCTGGTGGCGATGCGCCACCGGCTGCTGGCCGGTGTCAACCGCCAGATTGAGGTCGGTATGCTCACCCCGCCGGATGCGCAATTGGCGCAGTCCCAGTTGGCGGTGGCGCAGGCGGAATGCGTGAGCGCGAGCAACCTGGTCGTGCTCGCGGAGAATGCGCTGAAGACCATCTTGGGCGAGGCTCATGACCAGGCGCCGGCAAGGCGGCTTCTGCCCCAAGAGCAGTTGATTACGGTGCCGGAGGCGTTTGACCTACACGAAAGTTGGACCCGGGCATTGCGCCTGCGCGCCGATCTGGCGCAACTGCGGCTGGATTTGAAGAAGGCGGAAGTGGATTTGAAATACCGCCACAACCAGTTGTTCCCATCGCTTGACTTGGTGGCGGGGTATGGGCGGCGGGGCGCCAGCACCGTCCAGACCTGGCCGGGCTATCCCGCCGCCGCCTCCGCCTCCGAGGCTTTCAGTCAGATTGGCCGGGGGGATAATCCGAGCATCCGGGTGGGAGTTATCTTCTCCCTGCCGCTGGGGCGGACGATGGAGCGCGGCAGCTACCAGGCCAGCAAGCACCTCAAGATGCAGGCCGCTCTGTTGGTGAAGCAAAAGGAGCAGGTGGTGATGCAGGAAGTGTCGGACGCCTTGCATACCGCCCAGGCGGATTGGGACCGGTTGCAGGTGATGCGTGAGGCCGTGAAGTCGGCGGAAAACGCCTTGGCGGCGGAAGAGCGCCGACTGGCAGGGGGAAAAAGCACCCTGTTCGTGGTGCTGCAATTGCAGCGCGATCTGGCTACCGTCCAAACCACCGAGGCCCGCGCGCGCGCGAACTATAATCAGGCCGTTTCCCGATGGCGGTGGGCCGAAGGCAGCTTGCTGGAAAGCCACCGGATTGCCCTGGACCTCCGCTAA
- a CDS encoding DUF1737 domain-containing protein — MKPTHYRLVIGSWEDVQTEVNQLMEAGWQPLGSPCVCSQDRPYELCQAMVRAMGAAH, encoded by the coding sequence ATGAAACCAACACATTACCGGCTGGTCATCGGCTCATGGGAAGACGTGCAAACCGAGGTCAACCAGTTGATGGAAGCGGGCTGGCAGCCGCTGGGCTCGCCGTGCGTTTGCTCCCAAGACCGCCCCTACGAGTTGTGCCAGGCGATGGTCCGGGCTATGGGTGCGGCGCATTGA
- a CDS encoding DUF5060 domain-containing protein, translating to MSNLNPILWLVMTVWAGTAAAAPVTMKPARVGDGSYPDLAADDAGGLHLTYVREGVLYYRHRPAGAAAWGPEEATGLRAANPQRSDPEVVVDSRGQPHVLVDRGYAWREKGVWKILDPGVERDTAMAIDRADNIYICRRGGVRGGWLGLRLRRAGAEQFVDLPDPDVAGGLPKGQNDHVYGHVFISPKDQSVHVVYRHGAPTRCAYRVSTDGGQTWAGGGISDDDQEAPSGLALADGSVFVISGNGTVHQRVGGPGEWRSLGRALVAGRRDLPVLAADGAGNLYAASFGGRWNARVQGKWVGEQRLPAPRGQKPGFVALATTPDGRVWACWEEGEQVNNDQLAGTSGLWLMPLVAGVFPSAPPAQAAEAARPAVETAPRKASGPVKRWDRFEMTIAAQRNYQDPFRDVSLDALFTRPDGSTVKFWGYYDGGQSWRIRFMPDQVGRWKVRAAFSDGSVSVQEEFECVASDLPGMIAAYKANPVWFGFQDGPPVLLRGLHVGDRFFARNFPQAQREAFLNWVQAQGYNLLSVASHYLNRNAKGRGQGWQTPALWPLNPAEYAWLETQIEELARRRLLVYPFAGFFGRDSNFPRQPAEQELYVRYTYARLGAYWNLLLNVAGPEPLLRESPYLSREEVNRLGALIQQHNVFGKPLSVHNRTGDDEFRNEPWLTYGTMQGPKTVNCAHLARGLLESHHAAKPMLAQETLWSGNTYHIRGIKRDYTDEELRKNTFVIHFCGAALVFADNDGDSSSGFSGTLALAACKTNRHAAVTPSAKASRPIWRRWPPPVLSSRTRSSRGRSLPRWPRASPARRGMTKATAA from the coding sequence ATGTCTAACTTGAACCCTATTCTATGGCTGGTGATGACCGTTTGGGCTGGCACGGCAGCGGCGGCGCCCGTGACGATGAAACCTGCGCGTGTGGGCGACGGCTCGTATCCCGACCTGGCGGCGGATGACGCTGGCGGCCTGCATTTAACCTATGTGCGCGAGGGGGTGCTTTACTATCGCCATCGGCCTGCCGGGGCGGCGGCGTGGGGGCCGGAGGAGGCCACCGGTTTGCGGGCGGCAAACCCGCAGCGCAGCGACCCTGAAGTGGTGGTGGATTCCCGCGGCCAGCCGCACGTGCTGGTGGATCGTGGTTATGCCTGGCGGGAAAAGGGTGTATGGAAGATACTCGATCCTGGGGTGGAGCGCGATACGGCGATGGCGATAGACCGCGCGGATAATATCTACATTTGCCGCCGCGGGGGGGTGCGCGGCGGCTGGCTGGGTCTGCGTTTGCGGCGGGCAGGCGCAGAGCAGTTTGTGGATTTGCCAGACCCGGATGTGGCGGGGGGACTGCCCAAGGGCCAGAACGATCACGTGTACGGCCACGTCTTCATCAGTCCCAAGGATCAGTCGGTGCATGTGGTGTATCGGCACGGCGCGCCCACCCGCTGCGCGTATCGCGTTTCCACCGATGGCGGCCAGACGTGGGCTGGTGGCGGCATCAGCGATGATGACCAGGAGGCCCCCAGTGGTCTGGCGCTGGCAGATGGCTCCGTGTTCGTCATCAGTGGCAATGGCACGGTGCATCAACGGGTGGGTGGTCCCGGCGAATGGCGCTCTTTGGGGCGCGCCCTGGTCGCCGGCCGCCGTGACCTGCCGGTCTTGGCGGCGGACGGGGCGGGAAACTTGTACGCCGCCAGTTTTGGCGGGCGCTGGAATGCGCGGGTGCAGGGGAAGTGGGTGGGCGAGCAACGCCTGCCCGCGCCGCGTGGACAGAAACCCGGCTTTGTAGCGCTGGCCACCACGCCTGACGGGCGGGTGTGGGCCTGCTGGGAGGAAGGCGAGCAGGTCAACAATGACCAGTTGGCCGGGACTTCGGGGTTGTGGTTGATGCCGCTGGTGGCCGGAGTTTTTCCGTCGGCGCCGCCCGCGCAGGCTGCTGAGGCCGCCCGGCCTGCCGTGGAAACGGCGCCCCGCAAGGCGTCGGGGCCGGTGAAGCGATGGGACCGCTTTGAGATGACTATCGCTGCCCAACGAAATTACCAGGACCCGTTCCGGGATGTTTCGCTGGACGCTCTGTTCACGCGGCCGGATGGGAGCACGGTGAAGTTTTGGGGGTATTACGACGGCGGCCAAAGCTGGCGCATCCGCTTCATGCCGGACCAGGTGGGCCGGTGGAAGGTGAGGGCTGCGTTTTCGGATGGCTCAGTGTCCGTGCAGGAGGAGTTTGAGTGTGTGGCATCCGACCTTCCCGGGATGATTGCGGCGTACAAGGCCAATCCGGTTTGGTTTGGTTTTCAGGATGGGCCGCCGGTGCTGTTGCGGGGTCTGCACGTGGGAGACCGTTTCTTTGCCCGCAATTTTCCCCAAGCCCAGCGTGAGGCTTTTTTGAATTGGGTGCAGGCGCAGGGTTACAACCTGTTGTCGGTGGCCAGTCATTATTTGAATCGCAACGCCAAAGGCCGCGGGCAGGGCTGGCAAACGCCGGCGTTGTGGCCGTTGAACCCTGCGGAATACGCGTGGCTGGAGACTCAAATTGAAGAGCTGGCCCGCCGCCGCCTGCTGGTGTATCCGTTTGCGGGATTTTTTGGCCGCGACTCCAATTTTCCGCGCCAGCCGGCGGAGCAGGAGCTTTATGTGCGTTACACCTATGCCCGGTTGGGGGCTTATTGGAACCTGTTGCTCAATGTCGCCGGTCCGGAGCCGTTGCTGCGGGAAAGCCCCTATCTCAGCCGCGAGGAGGTCAACCGGCTGGGGGCATTGATTCAGCAGCACAATGTGTTTGGCAAGCCGCTCTCGGTGCATAACCGCACCGGCGATGATGAATTCCGGAATGAGCCGTGGCTGACCTACGGCACCATGCAGGGGCCCAAGACGGTCAACTGCGCCCACCTGGCGCGCGGATTGCTGGAAAGTCATCATGCGGCGAAGCCCATGCTGGCGCAGGAAACGTTGTGGAGCGGCAACACCTATCACATTCGCGGCATCAAGCGCGATTACACGGATGAGGAGCTGCGCAAGAACACCTTTGTGATTCACTTTTGCGGCGCGGCGCTGGTGTTTGCGGATAACGATGGTGATTCTTCCAGCGGTTTTTCCGGCACGCTGGCTTTGGCGGCCTGCAAGACTAACCGGCACGCGGCGGTCACGCCATCCGCCAAAGCAAGCCGCCCGATTTGGCGCAGGTGGCCACCGCCGGTTCTTTCTTCAAGAACCCGATCCTCCCGCGGGCGCAGTTTGCCGCGCTGGCCGCGCGCTTCCCCGGCCCGCCGGGGCATGACGAAGGCGACGGCCGCATGA